The Gordonia iterans DNA window AGCGTCGATCCTGACCGCGGGCGGCGTGCCCGCCGTGGGCGGCGTGCTGGAGGCCGACGTGCGGTGGGGACCGCTGCGGCCGTGGCTGTTCCGGCAGCAGCACGGTCGCCCGTTGGTGACCGTCAAGATCGCCTCGTCCATCGACGGCCGGATCGCCGCACCGGACGGCACCAGCCGGTGGATCACCGGCCCGGACGCGCGTGCCCACGCCCACGCGCAGCGCGCCAGGATCGACGCGGTCGTGGTGGGCACCGGAACCGCCCTGGCCGACGATCCGTCGCTCACCGCGCGCCGCTCCGACGGGACGCTGTACCCGCACCAGCCGACGCGGGTCGTGGTCGGCCAGCGGGATCTGCCGCCGGACGCGAAGCTGCGCGACGGCACCGCGCCGCTGATACAGGTGCGCTCCTACGATCCGGTGGACGTGTTCGCCGCCGTGCCGGACGCCTCCTGGATTCTCGTCGAAGGCGGCCCCGGTGTGGTCGGCGCGTTTCTGGTCGCCGGCCTGGTCGACGAGATCCAGTGGTACCTCGCACCGACCGTGCTCGGCGACGGGGTGCCGGCGGTGGTGGACGGC harbors:
- the ribD gene encoding bifunctional diaminohydroxyphosphoribosylaminopyrimidine deaminase/5-amino-6-(5-phosphoribosylamino)uracil reductase RibD, yielding MTTDHEPAPPEITDAVEDAMDLALEASAAAQGFSSPNPPVGAVILDADGGVAGIGHTQPPGGPHAEVMALRAAGAAARGGTAVVTLEPCAHTGRTGPCTQALLEAGVARVFYGVADPNPQAGGGASILTAGGVPAVGGVLEADVRWGPLRPWLFRQQHGRPLVTVKIASSIDGRIAAPDGTSRWITGPDARAHAHAQRARIDAVVVGTGTALADDPSLTARRSDGTLYPHQPTRVVVGQRDLPPDAKLRDGTAPLIQVRSYDPVDVFAAVPDASWILVEGGPGVVGAFLVAGLVDEIQWYLAPTVLGDGVPAVVDGNVTTLAKAHRFRRESFMALGDDLLVTLVPSRA